Proteins from a single region of Esox lucius isolate fEsoLuc1 chromosome 13, fEsoLuc1.pri, whole genome shotgun sequence:
- the nsmfb gene encoding NMDA receptor synaptonuclear signaling and neuronal migration factor isoform X10, whose amino-acid sequence MGTAGSKRKTLRNDAISSVAAKVRAARAFGDYLSHTHPENRNGSDHLLSETFIGPDTDRPDSRPVSHLQHNNLQPQDHSLQPQDHSLQPQDHSLQPQDHSLQPQDHSLQPQDHSLQPQDHSLQPQPSILQPQPSPSQPTGPSKRRLSTALSAERSFSSEEPQPPPRSAEGSVTSLKPTSQRVYTITRKAGMLGGQGSEESLELEVLKGVREQPLSPPPSTNQPSNQQPPGSKHHRSGGNHHRSNHSHGLQNHASHSQPLQSSGSAHNIRSWGVKNGGSREDCTPDCVTCIRAPCQSQRSLDLEMPPHDASRQRKKLERMYSEDRDRGRTASTEEREDTPNSWFPKENMFSFQTATTTMQAISAFRGIAERKRRKREQEAATTITETERNFRKHLRMVGSRRMKAQSGDMQCLSGTLDECSQEDADWEEEREMERAACHGEDFIPPKIMLISSKVPKAEYVPNIIRRDDPSIIPILYDHEHATFDDILEEIEKKLTAYRKGCKIWNMLIFCQGGPGHLYLLKNKVATFAKVEKEDDMIQFWKKLSRFMSKLNPEPNLIHIMGCYVLGNANGDKLIQNLKRLMRPHAIEFKSPLELSAQGKEMIEMYFDFRLFRLWKTRQHSKMLDYDDLL is encoded by the exons AGCAGCGAGAGCGTTCGGAGATTActtgtctcacacacaccctgagaACCGCAATGGGTCAG ATCACCTGCTGTCGGAAACCTTTATAGGCCCAGACACAGATCGCCCTGACAGTCGCCCTGTCAGTCATCTCCAGCACAACAACCTCCAGCCCCAGGACCACAGTCTCCAGCCCCAGGACCACAGTCTCCAGCCCCAGGACCACAGTCTCCAGCCCCAGGACCACAGTCTCCAGCCCCAGGACCACAGTCTCCAGCCCCAGGACCACAGTCTCCAGCCCCAGGACCACAGTCTCCAGCCCCAGCCCAGCATTCTCCAGCCTCAACCAAGCCCCTCGCAGCCCACGGGCCCCTCCAAGCGCAGGCTTTCCACAGCACTCTCCGCAGAGCGCAGCTTCTCCTCCGAGGAGCCGCAGCCACCTCCCAGGTCCGCCGAGGGCAGCGTGACCAGCCTGAAGCCAACCTCCCAGCGTGTCTACACCATCACCAGGAAGGCAGGCATGCTCGGTGGCCAGGGCAGTGAGGAGAGCCTGGAGCTGGAGGTGCTGAAGGGGGTGAGGGAGCAGCCTCtgtcccctccaccctccaccaaTCAGCCATCCAATCAACAGCCACCAGGAAGCAAACACCACCGGAGCGGTGGCAACCATCACCGCAGCAACCATAGCCATGGCCTACAAAACCATGCGTCCCATTCTCAGCCACTGCAGAGTTCAGGGAGCGCCCATAACATCCGCTCCTGGGGAGTGAAAAACGGGGGCTCCCGGGAGGACTGCACTCCGGACTGCGTGACCTGCATCAGGGCCCCGTGTCAGAGCCAGCGCTCCCTGGACCTAGAAATGCCCCCGCATGACGCAagcagacagaggaagaaactGGAGAGGATGTACAGCGAGGACCGAGACAGAGGCAGAACAGCTTCTACTGAGGAAAGAG aAGACACCCCTAACAGCTGGTTCCCCAAAGAGAACATGTTCAGCTTCCAGACGGCAACCACGACAATGCAGGC AATATC GGCATTCCGGGGCATTgctgagagaaagaggaggaaaagggAACAGGAAGCAGCCACTACTATAACGGAGACTGAGAG AAACTTCCGGAAGCACCTGAGAATGGTGGGCAGCCGCAGGATGAAGGCTCAAA gtgGGGACATGCAGTGCTTGTCAGGGACGCTAGATGAGTGCTCTCAGGAGGACGCAGactgggaggaagagagagagatggaaagagcaGCGTGCCATGGAGAGGACTTCATCCCACCCAAAATAATG CTGATATCATCTAAAGTCCCGAAGGCTGAATATGTCCCTAACATCATCCGTAGGGATGACCCCTCCATCATCCCCATCCTTTAT GATCATGAACATGCCACATTTGATGACATCCTCG AGGAGATAGAGAAGAAGCTGACTGCCTATCGGAAAGGCTGTAAAATCTGGAACATGCTCATTTTCTGTCag GGAGGCCCGGGACATCTTTACCTGCTCAAGAACAAAGTGGCCACATTTGCCAAGGTGGAGAAGGAGGACGACATGATCCA GTTTTGGAAGAAGCTGAGTCGCTTTATGAGCAAGCTGAACCCTGAGCCCAACCTCATTCACATAATGGGCTGCTATGTTCTGGGGAACGCCAATGGAGACAAG CTAATCCAGAATCTAAAGAGGCTGATGAGACCTCATGCCATCGAATTCAAGTCCCCTCTAGAGCTTTCAGCGCAGG GCAAGGAGATGATTGAGATGTACTTTGACTTCCGCCTCTTCCGCCTGTGGAAAACCCGCCAGCACTCCAAGATGCTCGACTATGACGACCTTTTGTGA